One genomic window of Desulfuromonas sp. AOP6 includes the following:
- a CDS encoding cytochrome c, protein MNKVMKAAAVLALVGFMATSAFAVTGGNPKKGKYLYKKNCKACHTEGAEGGNLTPLSKTMAQWDRFFERDKHSAKPEAFEGISEKDLLDIQQFLYDHAADGPQPQTCG, encoded by the coding sequence ATGAACAAGGTGATGAAAGCAGCAGCTGTTCTGGCGCTGGTAGGCTTCATGGCCACCTCGGCCTTTGCTGTAACCGGCGGCAATCCCAAAAAAGGCAAGTATCTGTACAAGAAAAACTGCAAGGCCTGCCACACTGAAGGCGCCGAGGGTGGCAACCTGACCCCTCTGAGCAAAACCATGGCCCAATGGGATCGCTTCTTCGAGCGTGACAAGCATTCCGCCAAGCCTGAGGCTTTCGAAGGCATCAGTGAGAAAGACCTGCTCGACATCCAGCAGTTCCTCTACGATCACGCTGCTGACGGGCCCCAGC
- the serA gene encoding phosphoglycerate dehydrogenase, giving the protein MKVLVSDNFSPAGLDVFKQAEGIELCYHPGLSPEDLLKEVSDADALVVRGGTQVTEEVLLAASRLKVIGRAGIGTENMDLAAANRKGVVVMNTPFGSTTTTAEHTIAMLMALARQIPQASQSTKSGSWEKDRFTGVEIAGKTLGVIGGGKIGRLVIETALCLKMRVLLYDPYLSGEMARQLMTEQVELDDLLRRADFITLHVPLNSETVNILDEEALGTVKPGCRIINCAIGGLVDEEALARGIQSGRIAGAALDVFSKEPPLKDNPLLSLPQVICTPHLRAATTDAQINVTVQVARQIVDFLLRGNIVNAINVPSISAELLAAMKPYIDLAGRLGSFQAQLCARGLEKLTIEYAGSVTDFPTEPLTLSLLKGLLTPMIGSMVNYVNAPHLAEERGIKVLETRSKTSEGFANMIRLTVHCADGERSVCGALFGESDYRIVRVDDYPVEAVPDGHILVLHNDDRPGVIGFIGHTLAEAGINVAMMNLSRRKIKGRAISLINVDSEIPEAVLESMRNNTHILSAVQVRL; this is encoded by the coding sequence ATGAAAGTGCTTGTTTCCGACAATTTCTCCCCCGCCGGGCTGGACGTTTTCAAACAAGCCGAAGGCATTGAACTCTGCTATCATCCCGGACTATCCCCCGAAGATCTTCTCAAGGAAGTTTCCGACGCCGATGCCCTGGTCGTGCGCGGCGGCACCCAGGTGACCGAAGAGGTTCTGTTGGCCGCCTCCCGCCTCAAAGTTATCGGCCGGGCCGGAATCGGTACTGAAAACATGGACCTGGCCGCCGCCAATCGCAAAGGGGTGGTGGTCATGAACACCCCTTTCGGCAGCACCACTACCACAGCGGAACATACCATCGCGATGCTGATGGCCCTCGCCCGGCAGATTCCCCAGGCAAGCCAGTCGACCAAATCCGGTTCCTGGGAAAAGGATCGCTTCACGGGTGTGGAGATCGCCGGCAAGACGCTGGGGGTCATTGGTGGCGGCAAGATCGGTCGCCTGGTCATTGAGACCGCCCTCTGCCTCAAGATGCGCGTGCTGCTTTATGACCCCTACCTGTCGGGCGAAATGGCGCGACAACTGATGACCGAGCAGGTGGAACTCGACGACCTGCTGCGGCGCGCGGACTTCATCACTCTCCATGTGCCCTTAAACAGCGAAACCGTCAATATCCTCGATGAGGAAGCCCTTGGAACGGTCAAGCCCGGCTGTCGCATCATCAACTGCGCCATCGGTGGGCTCGTCGACGAGGAAGCCCTGGCCAGAGGAATTCAGAGCGGACGTATCGCCGGGGCGGCGCTCGACGTTTTCAGCAAAGAACCGCCCCTGAAGGACAATCCCCTGCTTTCTCTTCCGCAGGTTATCTGTACCCCTCATTTGCGGGCGGCGACAACGGATGCCCAGATCAACGTCACGGTCCAGGTGGCGCGGCAGATCGTTGATTTTCTCCTGCGGGGCAACATCGTCAATGCCATCAATGTGCCGTCTATCAGCGCCGAACTACTGGCGGCAATGAAGCCTTACATTGACCTGGCCGGGCGGCTTGGCTCCTTTCAGGCACAGCTGTGCGCCCGCGGCCTGGAGAAACTCACAATAGAATACGCCGGCAGCGTCACCGATTTCCCCACGGAGCCCTTGACTCTCTCTCTGCTCAAAGGACTGCTGACGCCGATGATCGGCTCGATGGTCAATTATGTGAATGCGCCGCACCTGGCCGAAGAACGAGGGATTAAAGTTCTGGAGACCCGCAGCAAGACTTCGGAGGGATTTGCCAACATGATCCGCCTGACGGTCCATTGCGCCGACGGGGAACGTTCCGTCTGCGGCGCCCTCTTCGGCGAAAGCGACTACCGCATTGTCAGAGTGGACGATTACCCGGTAGAGGCCGTGCCCGATGGGCATATTCTTGTCCTGCACAACGATGATCGGCCTGGCGTTATCGGCTTTATCGGCCACACGCTGGCAGAGGCCGGCATCAACGTGGCCATGATGAACCTCTCCCGCCGGAAGATCAAAGGGAGGGCCATCTCGCTGATCAATGTCGACAGCGAAATACCGGAGGCGGTTCTGGAAAGCATGCGCAACAACACCCACATTTTATCCGCGGTGCAAGTCAGGCTCTAA
- a CDS encoding ATP phosphoribosyltransferase regulatory subunit translates to MPIPDNAIEAMLPKGVKDFLPIKAAKIDFLRNSLLSVFNQWGFRPVIPPSLEFLHDLERGMGAGLREKTFRFDDRQSGKLVAFPPDITPQVARIVATRMRELPLPLRLCYAGRVLRHTEMQAGKDREIFQAGVELIGLESPEADAEMIAMAVECFKNLGAAEFTIDIGQVDFFRGVMENLPVSGDKARQIQAAIARKDNSGLKELLVGLSLTDQAREEVLALPRLFGGREVLQKAERVVSNDRSRKALADLQKVLEILEVYGVEDHVTFDLGELRGLDYHTGVTFQGFLTGFGRAVCFGGRYDNLTAAYGYPAPATGFAFNLLNLLFALDKQLDDRAVRQTDVLIFQSGPDKELAQRVAQTLRKKGLSAARDIIPRDLEGSLAYARKMNFRYVMVLSPAQDIRLINVMDGSDKSVSYQSIQDESFVL, encoded by the coding sequence ATGCCAATTCCCGATAACGCCATCGAGGCCATGCTCCCCAAAGGGGTGAAGGATTTCCTTCCGATCAAGGCGGCCAAGATCGACTTTCTCCGCAACAGCCTCCTCAGCGTCTTCAATCAGTGGGGCTTTCGTCCTGTCATTCCGCCCTCTCTCGAATTTCTCCACGATCTGGAGCGCGGCATGGGGGCCGGACTGCGGGAAAAGACCTTCCGTTTTGACGACCGTCAGAGCGGCAAGCTGGTGGCCTTCCCCCCCGACATCACTCCCCAGGTTGCCCGTATTGTCGCCACGCGCATGCGTGAGCTGCCGTTGCCTCTGCGCCTGTGCTATGCGGGGCGGGTTCTGCGCCACACGGAGATGCAGGCCGGCAAGGACCGCGAAATCTTTCAGGCTGGCGTGGAGCTGATCGGCCTGGAAAGCCCGGAAGCCGATGCCGAAATGATCGCCATGGCCGTTGAGTGCTTCAAAAACCTTGGCGCCGCGGAATTCACCATCGATATCGGCCAGGTCGATTTTTTTCGAGGTGTAATGGAAAACCTGCCCGTTTCCGGCGACAAGGCCCGGCAGATCCAGGCCGCCATCGCCCGCAAGGACAATAGCGGACTCAAAGAGCTTTTAGTTGGCTTATCCCTGACAGACCAGGCTCGCGAGGAAGTCCTTGCCCTCCCCCGCCTCTTTGGCGGTCGTGAGGTTCTGCAGAAAGCGGAAAGAGTCGTCAGCAATGATCGTTCGCGCAAAGCCCTGGCCGACCTCCAAAAGGTCCTGGAGATACTGGAAGTTTATGGGGTTGAGGATCATGTCACCTTTGACCTTGGCGAACTGCGCGGACTCGACTACCATACGGGAGTGACTTTTCAGGGCTTTCTCACCGGTTTCGGCCGCGCGGTCTGTTTCGGCGGCCGCTATGACAACCTGACGGCGGCCTACGGTTATCCGGCCCCGGCCACGGGCTTTGCCTTCAATCTGCTCAACCTGCTCTTTGCCCTCGACAAGCAACTGGACGATCGGGCGGTCCGCCAGACCGACGTACTCATCTTTCAGTCCGGCCCGGACAAGGAATTGGCCCAGCGCGTGGCCCAGACGCTGCGGAAAAAAGGGCTATCCGCCGCTCGCGACATCATTCCTCGCGACCTAGAAGGTTCTCTGGCTTATGCCCGCAAAATGAATTTCCGGTATGTTATGGTGCTTTCACCGGCCCAGGACATCCGCCTCATCAATGTAATGGACGGTTCCGATAAATCGGTGTCCTATCAATCGATCCAGGACGAAAGTTTCGTTCTTTAA